Below is a genomic region from Gammaproteobacteria bacterium.
CGGTCAAGGATGGCCGGATTCTCGCGCTCGGCACCCGGGAAGCGATCGAAGGCCAATACCGTGGCGATGCCACACGGATGTTCGATCTCGCGGGCAGAACCCTGTTGCCGGGATTCATCGATGGTCACAGTCATGTAGGTCACGCTCTGGGCCTGGTCGGCTGGGCCAATGTCTCGATTCCGCCGGTCGGCAGCGTGGACAGCATTGCCGCGCTGATCGAGGTGTTGCGTGCGCATGCCGCCGCCAGCGGCGCGGCGCCCGGAGACTGGATCACGGCCTACGGTTTATGACGCCGACGGGCTCACGGAGCAGCGCCATATCACGTGATGACCTCGATGCGGCATTCCCGGATAACCCGTGCTGCTGCTGCATGTTTCCGGGCACGGACTGGTGCTGAACTCCGCGGGGTTCGAGCGTGCCGGCATCGATGCGAGCACCCACACCCGAGGTGGGGTGATCGTGCGCAAGCCCGGCTCGCAGGAGCCCGCGGGATTGCTGATGGAGACCGCCGCTATGCCGGTCTACGGGCGCTGCCGCAACCCGATGCGGCGCAGCAGCTCGCGGCTCGATGCGGTGCAGAAGGAGTATGCGCGCAATGGCTCCACCACGATCCAGGACGGGGCCACGGACGCGCGGCTGGTGGGCATGTTCAAGGCAGCGGCGCAGCAGGGCGCGCTGTGGCTCGATATGGTGGCGCTGCCGCTGGTGATGAATCCGGCGGATCTGGAAACACAGCTCACAAACACCTTTGGCAGTTATAGCGGACACCTCAAGTTCGGTGGAATCAGGTGCTGAGCGATGGTTCGCCGCAGGGGCGCACGGCGTATTTCAGCGAACCCATGCTGGTCGAGGGTCCGGGTGGCGAGCAAGACTGGCGGCGCGCCGTTTATATCGGGGCCTGATTACCAGCAGATCTTCCGTGCCGTTCGCGACGCGGGAGTGCCGGTCTGGACCCACGCCAACGGCGATGCCGCGATCGATATGGGTGATCCCGTGCCCCACGAGCTGGTGGGGCGCAAGTCCCGCGGATGATCGACGCGACGTGGTGATCCATTCGCGATTCGTGCGCCCGGATCAGCTCGACAGTTATGCCCGGCTCCAGGATAGGCGCCTCGTTTTTCACCAATCATGCGTATTACTGGGGTGATGTGCATCTGCGCAATCTCGGCGAGCAGCGTGCGTTTTTCCTGAGCCCGCTGAACAGCGCGCAGCAACGCGGCATCCACTTCTCCAATCACAGCGATTTCCGCTGGAGTCGCTCACCATCGACGCCGCCTGGCTCTATCACGAGGAAGACACGGGGTTCGATCAGCCCCCGGCAAGCTGGCCGATTTCGTGGTGATGGACGCCAACCCGCTGACGGTTCCGGCGGCGAGCGCTGCGCGAACTGGAGGTGGAGGCACGGTCAAGGAAGGCGTGGTGGTGTGCGGGAAATTTGATCAGGCAGGAGGTTTCACGTTGCGAGCCGCAGTTGCAGCCGTGTTGTTGGTGACAGCGGTGTTTGCCGTGCGGGCAGACACCTTATGCTCAACACGGCCGCCTCGATCGAGGCGGGGCGGCTCTACCTGCGCCATTGCACCGAATGTCATGGCGCGGACGGGCGGGCGGTAGATGGATGTGATCGCCAACGCGACCGCCGATCTACTGAACCCGCCTTTGTATCTGGAATGGCAGCGGCGTCGGCGGAGATTCACCGCAGCATCGATGAGGGGGCTGGCGGCGATGCCGGCCTGGGGCGCGCAACTCAAGGGTGGCGAGGAAGTGTGGCGCTGGTGA
It encodes:
- a CDS encoding amidohydrolase family protein, coding for MFDLAGRTLLPGFIDGHSHVGHALGLVGWANVSIPPVGSVDSIAALIEVLRAHAAASGAAPGDWITAYGL
- a CDS encoding amidohydrolase family protein; translation: MLLLHVSGHGLVLNSAGFERAGIDASTHTRGGVIVRKPGSQEPAGLLMETAAMPVYGRCRNPMRRSSSRLDAVQKEYARNGSTTIQDGATDARLVGMFKAAAQQGALWLDMVALPLVMNPADLETQLTNTFGSYSGHLKFGGIRC